The window GATGAGGGATTTAGGTATACGTTTGATAATATCATAGAAGAGATACTGAATGATGAGTATGCCCATGAAAGAACCAAAGTTGCACTGATGAGCAGACTGGATGTGTCAAAGAGATGGGGGATATTTGGAGAGGAAACATGGAAGACGTTTGATTTATTTCAGCCCGGTGTTTTGAATATCATAGACCTCAGCCATCTGGATCCACACAGGTTTGGACTGAGGCAATTTATCTTATCAATAGTATGTAAGAAGCTCTTCTATGAACGGATCAGGGCACGGAAGTTAGAGGAATTCGGTAAGATTGTGGATGTGCCAAGGATATGGTTGCTGATCGATGAAGCACATCAGTTTATACCAACAGGACTAACAACAGCATCAAAACCCGTGCTTATAAGATGGGTAAAGGAGGGGAGACAACCTGGTTTATCAGTCGTATTAGCCACTCAACAGCCATCAGCGATAGATAAGGAGGTGTTATCCCAGTGTGATATGGTGATCTCCCACAAGGTAACGATGAAACTGGATTTGGATGCGTTAAACGCCTTAAGCCACGAATATATGAAGCTGGAATTTAAGGAATACATGAAAAAGATAAAGAATCCAGGAGAAGCAATATATCTGGATGATGAGGCGGAAAAGATTAGATTGATTAGAATAAGAAAGAGGATGTCAAGGCACGGAGGGAGGGAGATCCTTAGGAGATATTAAAGATGGGCACACTCTCAAAAAATTGACTTAAACACTCAAACAACTGATGGGTTATGAGCAATCACAGAGATGCCTCCCCTATATATCCGTGCAGTTTACATAGGTAAACACATGTCAAGAAAATTGATTTCGATCCATGAGGAAACCTACGAACAGCTTGAGGATTTGAAGGTGTCCCCATCCGAGAGTTTTAATGACGTCCTCAGCCGCCTCATTTCTTGGCCTGCCGAGGTTTTGAGAT of the Candidatus Syntrophoarchaeum caldarius genome contains:
- a CDS encoding ATPase-like protein; its protein translation is MIIGLNIGKDKDGNEIFIDTGRSHAIFICGKRGAGKSYTMGVIGEELIQRSKEIVPIIVDPIGVYWTMSKENDLEDIMDWDIIPQAFPVHLIVPGEPERVYGEELMDEMEYLGIKIIPLKIPPYDLEPDEWLDLYGLSLTDAMGIALFRATAKLFSKKEDEGFRYTFDNIIEEILNDEYAHERTKVALMSRLDVSKRWGIFGEETWKTFDLFQPGVLNIIDLSHLDPHRFGLRQFILSIVCKKLFYERIRARKLEEFGKIVDVPRIWLLIDEAHQFIPTGLTTASKPVLIRWVKEGRQPGLSVVLATQQPSAIDKEVLSQCDMVISHKVTMKLDLDALNALSHEYMKLEFKEYMKKIKNPGEAIYLDDEAEKIRLIRIRKRMSRHGGREILRRY